A genome region from Gadus macrocephalus chromosome 15, ASM3116895v1 includes the following:
- the LOC132473735 gene encoding cytochrome P450 1B1: MDFAMLDWNHTLTRSLLVVAVTFLSALHAVRWLRSGALLQSGAGRRSGAQPPGPFAWPIIGNAAQMGNAPHIYFMRMAKKYGNVFQIKLGNQTVLVLNGAAIKQALVKQAPDFAGRPDFTSFRFIANGESLAFGTVNDLWKSKRKVAHATVRSVSTGNLHTKHAFQNHIVCEVKELLRLFLDKTREERYFQPMVYLVVSTANIMSAVCFGKRYSYDDAEFQQVVGRNDQFTKTVGAGSMVDVMPWLQYFPNPIKTLFEDFKTLNYEFNLFIGKKVTEHRKTIESSSIRDMTDALILAMDHIRDPAKGVSVQQDHVPPTVADVFGASQDTLSTALSWIILILVRFPEMQRRLQEEVDKVVDRESLPSVEDQPRLSYVMAFVYEVMRYTSFVPLTIPHSTTADTVIMGYSVPKDRVVFVNQWSINHDPAVWSEPGAFQPTRFLRPDGSLNKDLVSNVMIFSLGKRRCIGEDLSKTQLFLFTALLAHQCHIRCDPAHPPQMDYSYGLTLKPLPFSIEVELRDDMRLLDEFCRP; this comes from the exons ATGGACTTCGCAATGCTGGATTGGAACCACACGCTGACACGGAGTCTGTTAGTCGTGGCTGTTACTTTCCTGAGCGCGCTGCACGCCGTGCGTTGGCTGCGCAGCGGTGCGCTGCTGCAGAGCGGAGCCGGTCGACGGAGCGGCGCGCAGCCGCCCGGACCCTTCGCTTGGCCCATCATCGGGAACGCCGCACAGATGGGGAACGCGCCTCATATATATTTCATGCGAATGGCAAAGAAGTACGGAAACGTGTTTCAGATCAAATTAGGCAACCAGACCGTTTTGGTGCTCAACGGCGCCGCCATCAAACAAGCGCTCGTCAAGCAGGCTCCTGATTTTGCCGGGAGACCGGACTTCACTTCTTTCCGGTTCATCGCAAACGGGGAAAGCTTGGCGTTCGGCACGGTCAACGATTTGTGGAAATCGAAGCGCAAAGTGGCACACGCCACCGTCAGGTCGGTGTCCACAGGGAACTTGCACACCAAGCACGCGTTCCAAAACCACATCGTCTGCGAGGTGAAGGAACTTCTGCGACTGTTTCTGGACAAAACGCGAGAGGAGCGCTACTTCCAGCCCATGGTGTACCTGGTGGTGTCCACGGCCAACATCATGAGCGCCGTGTGCTTCGGGAAGCGCTACTCGTACGACGACGCGGAGTTCCAGCAGGTGGTTGGGCGCAACGACCAGTTCACCAAGACGGTGGGCGCCGGGAGCATGGTGGACGTGATGCCCTGGCTGCAGTACTTCCCCAACCCCATCAAGACATTATTTGAGGACTTCAAGACCCTCAACTATGAGTTCAACTTATTTATCGGCAAAAAGGTCACCGAACATAGGAAAACGATCGAGTCGAGCTCCATCAGAGACATGACGGACGCACTTATTCTGGCGATGGACCACATCAGAGACCCCGCCAAGGGGGTCTCGGTCCAACAGGACCACGTGCCGCCCACTGTGGCGGACGTGTTCGGAGCCAGCCAGGACACCCTCTCCACTGCGCTTTCGTGGATTATTTTAATTCTCGTGAG GTTTCCGGAGATGCAGCGGCGtctccaggaggaggtggacaagGTGGTGGACCGCGAGTCCCTGCCCTCCGTCGAGGACCAGCCCCGGCTGTCCTACGTCATGGCCTTCGTCTACGAGGTCATGCGCTACACCAGCTTCGTGCCTCTGACCATCCCGCACAGCACCACGGCGGACACCGTCATCATGGGCTACTCCGTGCCCAAGGACCGGGTGGTGTTCGTCAACCAGTGGTCCATAAACCACGACCCGGCCGTCTGGTCCGAGCCGGGCGCCTTCCAGCCGACGCGCTTCCTGCGCCCGGACGGGTCCCTGAACAAGGACCTGGTGTCCAACGTGATGATCTTCTCCCTGGGGAAGCGGCGCTGCATCGGAGAGGACCTGTCCAAGACGCAGCTGTTCCTCTTCACGGCGCTGCTGGCCCACCAGTGCCACATCCGCTGCGACCCGGCCCACCCCCCCCAGATGGACTACAGCTACGGGCTGACCCTGAAGCCGCTGCCCTTCTCCATCGAGGTGGAGCTCAGGGACGACATGCGCCTGCTGGACGAGTTCTGCCGCCCCTGA